A genomic segment from Fusarium keratoplasticum isolate Fu6.1 chromosome 10, whole genome shotgun sequence encodes:
- a CDS encoding Inorganic diphosphatase, with translation MVAASVLLRLALLPAVALGSAIEPRAKSFDYDSLTLREVGARNTLEWRVWLEKDGQPISFWHDVPLYPEKGNNRIVSYVVEIPRWTDGKIETKRSEPLNPIFHDDKKDKPRFVESVWPHKSYPFHYGSIPQTWESPNYDHDFTGYPGDNDPIDLFDITEAPAHVGQVKSVKVLGGLALNDGGETDWKVIAIDTKDPLAALVDTVEDLEKYRPGLAQTFYNWFTYYKVARGDDVLEIVGGDYQNAKFMAKTIKDSHGDWQDLVRGKVDSNEINYNQTSTKKYKKSFVRSKDATKKFNLPAKSNVLPAAERPAKYDQWFYLDGDYKLIQLPGN, from the exons ATGGTTGCTGCCTCTGTGCTCCTCCGTCTGGCCTTGCTGCCCGCTGTGGCTCTTGGTTCTGCTATTGAGCCCCGAGCCAAGTCTTTTGACTACGACTCTCTTACTTTGCGAGAGGTTGGAGCACGCAACACCCTC GAATGGCGTGTGTGGCTGGAAAAGGATGGCCagcccatctccttctggcACGATGTTCCCCTGTATCCCGAGAAGGGCAACAACCGCATCGTGAGCTACGTCGTCGAGATTCCTCGATGGACTGATGGCAAGATCGAGACCAAGCGCAGCGAGCCCCTCA ACCCCATCTTCCAcgatgacaagaaggacaaaCCTCGCTTTGTTGAGAGTGTCTGGCCTCACAAGTCGTACCCTTTCCACTATGGGTCCATCCCCCAGACTTGGGAGAGCCCCAACTACGACCATGACTTTACCGGCTACCCTGGTGACAATGATCCTATCGACTTGTTCGATATCACTGAAGC CCCTGCCCATGTCGGCCAAGTCAAGTCGGTCAAGGTTCTGGGCGGCCTTGCTCTGAACGAT GGCGGCGAGACTGACTGGAAGGTCATCGCCATTGACACCAAGGACCCCCTTGCGGCCCTGGTTGACA ctgtcgaggatctcgaaAAGTACCGACCTGGTCTGGCTCAGACTTTTTACAACTGGTTCACC TACTATAAGGTCGCTCGAGGCGACGACGTCCTCGAGATCGTAGGCGGCGACTACCAAAACGCCAAGTtcatggccaagaccatcaaggaCAGCCACGGTGACTGGCAGGACCTGGTCCGGGGCAAGGTCGACTCCAACGAGATCAACTACAACCAGACCAGCACCAAGAAGTACAAGAAGAGCTTCGTCCGCAGCAAGGATGCCACCAAGAAGTTCAACCTCCCCGCCAAGTCCAATGTCCTGCCTGCTGCGGAGAGGCCTGCCAAGTACGATCAGTGGTTTTACCTGGATGGCGACTACAAGTTGATTCAGCTGCCTGGTAACTGA
- a CDS encoding Nucleotid-trans domain-containing protein, which translates to MFGQVRTNRSTALMAATIIFLVAFVGLAYNHLDKWEPPADVTDTDTVVEEPHGAFSKPDRPSNASTELGDYYLKYIMRPSVGPTTPVYSSFGAFPFELPADPKWTELVGEDLCIIDLDNRPFNEPGQIFSPDLMSWDRGSEVHGLSAGVLNHWVYSKIHGYKYYYVDITDPFEDRRNSWKKPPILTKILKKHKACIFLDSDAIFNRLDLPFEWLMNYWQLHPDTNSMALAADPNAKNNQDKFGKVYLNTGFIILQNNEKTFEILKEWEDCPNEGGKHPECVDFRKNRPGKPTDQGGFGTYIRYDYPKDIKELKCTEANGFPESRSGCDGKFIKHLWTGKKDHIKVAIGQQLPGVLLETFHRQFMDEKKDFFVSERDLMGAPDAE; encoded by the exons ATGTTCGGACAAGTGCGTACAAATCGGTCGACGGCCTTAATGGccgccaccatcatcttcctcgtggCTTTTGTTGGTCTTGCCTACAACCACCTGGATAAGTGGGAGCCTCCCGCTGATGT CACCGATACCGACACCGTCGTTGAGGAGCCTCATGGCGCTTTCTCCAAGCCCGATCGCCCTTCCAACGCTTCGACCGAGCTGGGCGATTACTACCTGAAGTACATCATGAGGCCCTCGGTCGGCCCTACTACCCCCGTGTACTCGTCCTTTGGCGCGTTCCCCTTCGAGCTGCCCGCCGACCCCAAGTGGACCGAGCTCGTTGGCGAGGACCTGTGCATCATTGATCTCGACAACCGACCTTTCAACGAGCCCGGCCAGATCTTCTCCCCCGATTTGATGAGTTGGGACCGCGGCTCTGAGGTTCACGGTCTGTCCGCCGGTGTCTTGAACCACTGGGTTTACT CCAAGATCCACGGTTACAAGTATTACTACGTCGACATCACCGATCCCTTTGAGGACCGCCGCAACTCGTGGAAGAAGCCCCCGATCCTgaccaagatcctcaagaagcacaaggcCTGCATTTTCCTCGACTCcgacgccatcttcaaccgcCTCGACCTCCCCTTCGAGTGGCTCATGAACTACTGGCAGCTTCACCCCGACACCAACTCGATGGCTCTCGCTGCCGATCCCAACGCCAAGAACAACCAGGATAAGTTTGGAAAGGTTTATCTCAACACTGGTTTCATCATTCTCCAGAACAACGAGAAGACGTTCGAGATCTTGAAGGAGTGGGAGGACTGCCCCAACGAGGGCGGCAAGCACCCCGAGTGTGTCGACTTCCGAAAGAACCGCCCCGGCAAGCCTACCGACCAGGGTGGCTTCGGTACCTACATCCGCTACGATTACCccaaggacatcaaggagctcaagtgCACTGAGGCCAACGGCTTCCCCGAGAGCCGCTCGGGATGCGACGGCAAGTTCATCAAGCATCTCTGGACTGGAAAGAAGGACCACATCAAGGTGGCCATCGGTCAGCAGCTCCCCGGCGTGCTGCTCGAGACTTTCCACCGACAGTTTATGGACGAGAAGAAAGATTTCTTCGTGTCCGAGAGGGACCTGATGGGTGCACCTGACGCCGAATGA
- a CDS encoding Protein BTN: MSGVSPSSSGLLPMPGSPSSSWAVYKAKIAAMLGHRDMKVIVAFWLFGLINNVLYVIILSAAQDLVGSLPKGVVLLADVLPSFLTKLVAPYFIHRISYRIRILIFIALSAVGMLMVALTPRTQSVAIKLVGVVLASISAGGGELSFLGLTHFYGPISLAGWGSGTGAAGLVGAGLYVVFTDWWGLSVRDSLLISACFPAIMFISFFVILPLGPLKEGTRRKGYDALPERDLEDEDVDNMDQGTASSALLAPGPSVASTAFSASNTPETLTLKDRLKKAKGLFIPYMFPLLLVYVAEYTINQGVAPTLLFPLDESPFDEFRGFYPFYGFLYQLGVFISRSSTPFIRIHHLYLPSLLQVANLILLTLHAMYFFIPSVYIVFIVIFWEGLLGGGVYVNCFAEIMENVPPEEREFSLGATTVSDSGGISIAGIISIIMETRLCDYQVAHGRDWCRRIHAQGS, translated from the exons atgtCGGGCGTGTCACCTTCGTCGTCGGGGCTGCTCCCCATGCCAGGctcgccttcatcttcatgggCCGTCTACAAGGCAAAAATCGCGGCTATGCTAGGACATAGGGATATGAAGGTGATCGTGGCCTTTTGGCTGTTTG gcctcatcaacaacgttCTCTATGTCATCATCTTATCCGCCGCTCAAGATCTCGTCGGTTCGCTTCCGAAAGGCGTCGTTCTCCTCGCCGACGTACTGCCCTCGTTCCTCACGAAGCTCGTCGCGCCATACTTCATCCACCGCATCTCGTACCGCATCCGTATCCTCATATTCATCGCTCTGTCCGCGGTCGGCATGCTCATGGTCGCCCTGACTCCCCGAACACAATCCGTCGCCATCAAGCTTGTTGGAGTCGTTCTCGCGAGTATAAGTGCAGGAGGCGGAGAGCTGAGCTTCCTGGGGCTTACACACTTTTACGGGCCGATCAGCCTCGCTGGCTGGGGGTCTGGTACTGGTGCTGCGGGCTTGGTTGGCGCGGGGCTCTATGTGGTGTTCACGGACTGGTGGGGTTTGAGCGTCAGAGACAGTCTGCTCATCTCGGCGTGCTTCCCCGCGATCATGTTCATCAGTTTCTTCGTCATCCTGCCGCTAGGGCCGTTAAAGGAGGGAACCAGGCGGAAAGGATACGATGCCCTTCCCGAGCGAGActtggaggatgaagacgtgGACAACATGGACCAAGGAACTGCCTCATCTGCTCTCCTCGCTCCAGGGCCGTCGGTCGCATCGACGGCGTTCTCTGCCAGCAACACGCCGGAGACACTCACTCTCAAGGacaggttgaagaaggcgaaggGACTATTCATCCCATACATGTTCCCGCTCTTGCTTGTGTACGTGGCAGAGTACACCATCAACCAAGGGGTAGCACCGACTCTGCTGTTCCCTCTGGACGAGTCCCCGTTCGACGAGTTTCGCGGCTTCTACCCATTTTACGGGTTCCTCTACCAGCTAGGCGTCTTTATTTCGCGTTCCTCGACACCCTTCATCCGCATCCATCACCTCTACCTCCCATCGTTGTTGCAGGTTgccaacctcatccttctAACCCTGCATGCGATGTACTTCTTTATTCCCTCGGTGTACATCGTGTTTATCGTCATCTTCTGGGAAGGCCTGCTAGGTGGAGGCGTATACGTCAACTGCTTTGCCGAGATCATGGAAAACGTCCCACCAGAGGAACGCGAGTTCAGCTTGGGAGCGACAACCGTTAGCGATAGCGGGGGTATTTCCATTGCAGGCATtatcagcatcatcatggagacCAGATTATGTGATTACCAGGTGGCGCATGGTAGGGATTGGTGTCGGCGGATACATGCTCAGGGGAGTTAG
- a CDS encoding Beta-xylanase — translation MYKTALLGLLASSPVSAQLNSLAQAAGLQYFGTTVDNGYLSDEAYKALADNTEEFGQLVPENGQKWDSTEPTEGKFSYEKADVVPDLAKKNGQILRCHALTWHSQLPSWVSGGSFSKEELTSIIEAHISNVVGHYKGDCYAWDVVNEAIGDDGNWRDSVFYQTLGTDYLAISFNAARKADPDAKLYYNDYNLEGNGAKTERALELVKIVQDAGAPIDGVGFQGHLIVGQTPSRANLATVLKRFTALNVEVAYTELDIRHSSIPASESALKTQGDDFSNVVGSCLDVEGCVGVTIWGISDKYSWVPNTFSGAGEALIYNDQYEKKPAWTSISSLLAAAATGSSGKASSVEASSVVATAEATSVAPVVETAAPATTLETRTKPAVSISEAAPAPEPTSLIVTPFLNNTATQTTLEIRTSATAPIASEVGNDEDYEGDEDCEEEGEDEDSQDDEDCEDEEEQPEPFPTYAFPGNSTTPINGTVPYNSQAPVSEAAVASVTESPAEPTVRVPIIRHSSSAYNYPWNTQPAASGPAVPAPTGTAPSAPIGTGTTELVKHYYQCGGRNWDGPTQCEDPYVCEEHNEWYHQCV, via the exons ATGTACAAGACCGccctccttggtctcttggcctcgagccCCGTCTCGGCCCAGCTCAACAGCCTGGCGCAGGCCGCCGGACTCCAGTACTTTGGCACCACCGTCGACAACGGATACCTTAGCGACGAGGCTTAcaaggccctcgccgacAACACCGAAGAGTTCGGTCAGCTCGTCCCCGAGAACGGTCAGAAGTGGGACTCGACGGAGCCGACAGAGGGAAAGTTTTCCTACGAAAAGGCCGACGTCGTTCCGGACcttgccaagaagaacggACAGATTCTGCGATGCCATGCTCTGACTTGGCACAGCCAGCTCCCTAGCTGGG TGTCGGGTGGTAGCTTCTCGAAGGAGGAACTTACAAGCATCATTGAGGCTCACATCTCCAACGTTGTTGGTCACTACAAGGGTGACTGCTATGCTTGGGACGTGGTTAACGAGGCCATTGGTGACGATGGTAACTGGCGGGATAGCGTCTTCTACCAGACTCTCGGAACTGACTACCTTGCCATCTCGTTCAACGCCGCCCGCAAGGCGGATCCCGATGCCAAGCT GTACTACAACGACTACAACCTTGAGGGCAACGGTGCCAAGACAGAGCGcgcccttgagctcgtcaagatTGTCCAAGACGCCGGTGCCCCCATCGACGGTGTCGGCTTCCAGGGCCACCTCATTGTCGGCCAGACCCCCTCGCGCGCTAACCTTGCCACTGTCCTCAAGCGCTTCACTGCCCTCAACGTCGAGGTCGCCTACACTGAGCTCGACATCCGCCACTCTTCTATCCCCGCCTCCGAGTCCGCTCTCAAGACCCAGGGTGACGACTTTTCCAACGTCGTCGGATCCTGCCTTGACGTTGAGGGCTGCGTGGGTGTGACCATCTGGGGAATCTCTGACAAGTACAGCTGGGTGCCCAACACCTTCAGCGGTGCTGGTGAGGCCCTCATCTACAACGACCAgtacgagaagaagcccgcctGGACTAGCATTTCCAGCCTGCTCGCCGCCGCTGCGACTGGCTCCAGCGGCAAGGCCTCCAGCGTTGAGGCTAGCAGCGTAGTTGCCACTGCTGAGGCTACCAGCGTCGCTCCCGTTGTCGAGACTGCTGCCCCAGCCACGACTCTCGAGACCCGAACCAAGCCCGCCGTCTCCATCTCCGAGGCTGCCCCTGCTCCTGAGCCCACTAGCCTCATTGTGACTCCATTCCTTAACAACACTGCCACTCAAACCACTCTCGAGATCCGAACCTCTGCTACTGCCCCCATCGCCTCTGAAGTCGGTAACGACGAAGACTATGAGGGTGACGAAGActgtgaggaagagggcgaggatgaggactcccaagatgacgaggattgcgaggatgaggaggagcagccTGAGCCCTTCCCTACCTACGCCTTCCCCGGCAACAGCACCACGCCCATCAACGGCACCGTGCCCTACAACAGCCAAGCCCCAGTCTCCGAGGCCGCCGTCGCTTCCGTGACCGAGTCTCCCGCCGAGCCCACGGTCCGCGTCCCCATCATCCGCCACAGCAGCTCCGCCTACAACTACCCCTGGAACACCCAGCCCGCCGCCTCCGGCCCTGCCGTCCCAGCCCCTACTGGCACGGCTCCCTCTGCCCCTATCGGCACCGGCACCACCGAGCTGGTCAAGCACTACTACCAGTGTGGCGGCCGCAACTGGGACGGACCTACCCAGTGCGAGGATCCTTATGTCTGCGAGGAGCACAACGAGTGGTACCACCAGTGCGTGTAA
- a CDS encoding MFS domain-containing protein — protein MATTLIEDAATVNGDVALAASIRNDSTTENDVEVAQSKESPDVVDELDWDNSPHNPFNWPARKKALQVVMLSSAAFLASIGTSIMSSARGQLMTEFNVSSTVALLPLTMYVLALGFGPVIGGPLSETIGRYTIYAASVPLGAFFTIGAGFVHNMGGLCFLRFMAGLCWGPVLAVAPGTLSETFTPKNRGPVSAVFILMPFLGPGLGPVIGSFVVNRKGWRWTQWTLIFFAIFAMIVTAFSEETFHPAIKRKLAKKMGLKVDPSPPLSARLKAFAVVALVRPVRMLLFEPITGFICLYVSAEFGTLFSFFAAVPYTFGRVYQFSIEESGLVFLSIVIGCILGLITVILCDVFLYRTKAHKYPPHQIPPEHRLYPAMIGSIGLPIGLFWFAWTARPGVSWASPAAAMIVFAWGNLCVFVSTIQYTTDTYHGSVVASAASANSLARYGFAGVFPLFTIQMYQKLGIDWASSLLAFIALALLPVPWVLFKYGPRIRAKSEYETVQFT, from the exons ATGGCGACAACTCTGATTGAAGACGCCGCGACGGTGAATGGGGATGTCGCGTTGGCTGCTTCAATTCGAAACGACTCTACGACTGAAAATGATGTCGAAGTTGCGCAGTCAAAGGAGAGTCCTGATGTCGTGGACGAGTTGGACTGGGACAACAGCCCGCACAACCCCTTCAACTGGCCAGCTAGGAAGAAGGCATTGCAAGTCGTGATGCTATCCTCCGCGGCATTTCTAGC ATCAATTGGTACCTCCATAATGAGCTCCGCCCGCGGCCAACTTATGACCGAATTCAATGTCAGCAGCACAgtcgccctcctccctctGACAATGTAcgtcctcgcccttggcttTGGCCCCGTCATCGGCGGCCCTCTGTCAGAGACCATCGGTCGGTATACCATCTACGCTGCGAGCGTACCCCTTGGCGCGTTCTTCACCATCGGCGCGGGCTTCGTGCACAACATGGGCGGGTTGTGTTTCCTGCGCTTCATGGCTGGACTGTGCTGGGGACCCGTGCTAGCAGTTGCGCCGGGAACGTTGTCGGAGACGTTTACGCCCAAGAATAGGGGGCCTGTGTCTGCCGTCTTTATCCTGATGCCGTTCCTGGGACCTGGATTGGG ACCAGTCATCGGTTCCTTCGTCGTCAACCGCAAAGGCTGGCGCTGGACGCAATGGactctcatcttcttcgctATCTTCGCCATGATCGTCACAGCTTTCTCCGAAGAAACCTTCCATCCAGCAATCAAGCGCAaactggccaagaagatgggccTCAAAGTCGACCCCTCGCCGCCTCTATCCGCTCGCCTCAAGGCATTTGCCGTCGTGGCTCTCGTGCGACCGGTTCGAATGCTCCTCTTCGAGCCCATCACTGGGTTCATCTGTCTTTACGTTTCGGCCGAGTTTGGAACGCTCTTTAGCTTCTTCGCGGCTGTGCCGTATACCTTTGGGAGGGTTTATCAGTTCTCGATCGAGGAATCGGGTTTGGTATTtctctccatcgtcatcggaTGCATCCTCGGTCTCATTACGGTCATCCTCTGCGACGTCTTCCTCTACCGCACAAAAGCCCACAAGTATCCTCCACACCAGATCCCGCCTGAGCACCGACTGTATCCAGCGATGATCGGGAGTATTGGGTTGCCGATCGGCCTATTCTGGTTTGCCTGGACAGCGCGGCCGGGAGTATCGTGGGCcagtccagcagcagccatgaTCGTATTTGCCTGGGGAAATCTATGCGTGTTCGTCAGCACTATCCAGTACACAACCGATACATATCACGGAAGTGTGGTGGCTAGTGCAGCCAGCGCGAACAGTCTTGCGCGGTACGGCTTTGCTGGAGTGTTCCCACTGTTCACGATCCAGA TGTACCAGAAGCTGGGAATCGACTGGGCGAGCAGTCTTTTGGCGTTTATCGCATTGGCATTGCTTCCTGTTCCTTGGGTGCTGTTCAAATACGGCCCTCGCATCAGAGCCAAGAGCGAGTACGAGACGGTTCAGTTCACCTAG